In Burkholderia contaminans, the following proteins share a genomic window:
- a CDS encoding sugar kinase, with amino-acid sequence MAAAFPEILALGEAMIEFNQSQPGRPEFLQGFGGDTSNFCIAAARQGASTGFVSAIGDDPFGRLLADMWRAENVDTTYVRVDRTAPTGVYFVTHGADGHQFDYLRAGSAASRYATGDLPLDALAAAKAVHLSGISLAISTAACDAAFAATDHARRHGAKVSFDTNLRLKLWPLPRARAVMREALRQTDICLPSWDDVTALTGANDRDAIVDAMLEHGPQVVALKLGKDGAYVATPNERRVVPGFAVQAVDATGAGDCFGGAFVARIVAGDDPFAAARYANAAAALSTTGYGAVAPIPHRDAVERLMQG; translated from the coding sequence ATGGCCGCCGCATTCCCGGAGATCCTCGCGCTCGGCGAGGCGATGATCGAATTCAACCAGTCGCAGCCGGGCCGGCCTGAATTCCTGCAGGGCTTCGGCGGCGACACGTCGAACTTCTGCATCGCCGCGGCGCGCCAGGGCGCATCGACGGGCTTCGTGTCGGCGATCGGCGACGATCCGTTCGGTCGCCTGCTGGCCGACATGTGGCGCGCGGAAAACGTCGACACGACGTACGTGCGCGTCGACCGCACGGCGCCGACCGGCGTGTACTTCGTCACGCATGGCGCCGACGGTCACCAGTTCGACTACCTGCGTGCGGGCTCGGCTGCGAGCCGCTATGCAACAGGTGATCTGCCGCTCGATGCCCTGGCCGCCGCGAAGGCCGTGCACCTGTCGGGCATCAGCCTCGCGATCAGCACGGCGGCGTGCGATGCCGCATTCGCGGCGACTGACCACGCTCGCCGCCACGGCGCGAAGGTCAGCTTCGACACGAACCTGCGCCTGAAGCTGTGGCCGCTGCCGCGCGCCCGCGCGGTGATGCGTGAGGCGCTGCGCCAGACGGATATCTGCCTGCCGAGCTGGGACGACGTGACGGCACTGACGGGCGCGAACGATCGCGACGCGATCGTCGATGCGATGCTCGAACACGGGCCGCAGGTCGTCGCGCTGAAGCTCGGCAAGGACGGCGCTTACGTGGCGACGCCGAACGAGCGGCGCGTCGTGCCGGGCTTCGCCGTTCAGGCTGTCGATGCGACGGGCGCGGGCGACTGCTTCGGCGGCGCTTTCGTCGCGCGGATCGTCGCGGGCGACGATCCGTTCGCGGCGGCGCGTTATGCGAACGCCGCGGCGGCGCTGTCGACGACGGGCTACGGCGCGGTCGCGCCGATTCCGCACCGCGATGCGGTGGAGCGCCTGATGCAGGGCTGA
- the rimO gene encoding 30S ribosomal protein S12 methylthiotransferase RimO, whose product MSQSPKVGFVSLGCPKALVDSEQIITQLRAEGYEISGTYDGADLVVVNTCGFIDEAVQESLDAIGEALTENGKVIVTGCLGAKSSASGSNLIEEVHPKVLAVTGPHAVGEVMQAVHSHLPKPHDPFTDLVPAAGIKLTPRHYAYLKISEGCNHRCTFCIIPSMRGDLVSRPVAEVMLEAENLFKSGVKELLVISQDTSAYGVDVKYRTGFWNGKPIKTRMTDLVAALGELAAQYGAWVRLHYVYPYPSVDEVIPLMAEGPFKGHVLPYLDVPFQHAHPEVLKRMKRPANAEKVLERVQKWREICPDLTIRSTFIAGFPGETEEQFETLLDFIREAELDRVGCFAYSPVEGATANELDGALPDEVREARRARFMEVAEEVSANRIQRKVGKTLKVLIDEVSDEGGIGRTAADAPEIDGVVYVEPAAKASKRYKVGDFVSVKITGADGHDLWGEV is encoded by the coding sequence ATGTCCCAATCCCCCAAAGTAGGGTTCGTATCCCTCGGGTGCCCGAAGGCGCTCGTCGACTCCGAACAGATCATCACGCAATTGCGCGCCGAAGGTTATGAAATCTCCGGCACCTACGACGGTGCCGACCTCGTCGTCGTGAACACCTGCGGCTTCATCGACGAAGCCGTGCAGGAAAGCCTCGACGCGATCGGCGAAGCGTTGACCGAGAACGGCAAGGTGATCGTCACCGGCTGTCTCGGCGCGAAGTCGAGCGCCAGCGGCTCGAACCTGATCGAGGAAGTCCACCCGAAGGTGCTCGCCGTCACCGGCCCGCATGCGGTGGGCGAAGTGATGCAGGCCGTGCATTCGCACCTGCCGAAGCCGCACGATCCGTTCACCGATCTCGTGCCCGCCGCCGGCATCAAGCTCACGCCGCGCCACTACGCATACCTGAAGATTTCCGAAGGCTGCAACCACCGCTGCACGTTCTGCATCATCCCGTCGATGCGCGGCGACCTCGTGTCGCGCCCGGTCGCGGAAGTGATGCTGGAAGCCGAGAACCTGTTCAAGTCGGGCGTGAAGGAACTGCTCGTGATCTCGCAGGACACGAGCGCGTACGGCGTCGACGTGAAATACCGCACGGGCTTCTGGAACGGCAAGCCGATCAAGACGCGCATGACCGACCTGGTCGCCGCGCTCGGCGAACTCGCCGCGCAGTACGGCGCATGGGTGCGCCTGCACTACGTGTATCCGTATCCGAGCGTCGACGAAGTGATTCCGCTGATGGCCGAAGGCCCGTTCAAGGGCCACGTGCTGCCGTACCTCGACGTGCCGTTCCAGCACGCGCACCCGGAAGTGCTGAAGCGCATGAAGCGTCCGGCGAACGCCGAGAAGGTGCTCGAGCGCGTGCAGAAGTGGCGCGAGATCTGCCCGGACCTGACGATCCGCAGTACGTTCATCGCGGGCTTCCCCGGCGAGACGGAAGAGCAGTTCGAAACGCTGCTCGACTTCATCCGCGAGGCGGAACTCGATCGCGTCGGTTGCTTCGCGTATTCGCCGGTCGAAGGCGCGACCGCGAACGAACTCGACGGCGCGCTGCCGGATGAAGTCCGCGAGGCGCGCCGCGCGCGCTTCATGGAAGTCGCCGAGGAAGTGTCGGCGAACCGCATCCAGCGCAAGGTCGGCAAGACCCTCAAGGTGCTGATCGACGAAGTCAGCGACGAAGGCGGCATCGGCCGTACGGCGGCCGATGCGCCGGAGATCGACGGCGTCGTCTATGTCGAGCCGGCGGCGAAGGCATCGAAGCGCTACAAGGTCGGCGATTTCGTGTCCGTGAAGATCACGGGCGCCGACGGCCACGATCTGTGGGGCGAGGTGTAA
- a CDS encoding M16 family metallopeptidase, with protein sequence MSVRRLICTWLSLCPLIAGTATAQPVEVPGFSHVRSLGGIDEYRLDANGLTVLAAPDPAATVVSFQVLYRVGSRNEAAGTTGDTHLLEHLMFKGSRHYNKALGNSLNSYMERVGANFNATTSMDRTNYFGTLGRDALEGYIAIEADRMRNLLLRPEDLASEMTVVRNEYERGENSPFTALFQQVMATAYQAHPYHHPTIGWRSDIEHASVDTLRRFYDTFYWPDNATVILVGDFRPDQALGWVRRYYGGIPRAPKAIPAVTTEEPQQQGPRRLVLKRAGATGNLIIAFKGPRALDPDAAALTVLGLVLSQGKSSRLYRALVDTTVATQAGAGFHAMRDPGPFVVTVSLPPDAKHEQAEKIAWTELERTKTEGVTRDEIQRVLGPYRADQVYQRDGVRSTSARLGNAVSQGDWTLYVTELEALEKVTPADVQRAARKYLIENQSTTGWFVPEKSS encoded by the coding sequence ATGTCAGTACGACGTTTGATATGCACCTGGCTCTCGCTGTGCCCGTTGATTGCAGGCACGGCGACGGCCCAACCTGTCGAGGTACCGGGCTTTAGCCACGTGCGCTCCCTGGGCGGTATCGACGAATACCGTCTGGATGCCAACGGCCTTACCGTGCTTGCCGCGCCCGATCCCGCTGCGACCGTGGTCAGTTTCCAGGTGTTGTACCGGGTGGGTTCACGCAACGAAGCCGCGGGCACGACCGGCGACACTCACCTGCTCGAGCACCTGATGTTCAAGGGCAGCCGGCACTACAACAAGGCGCTCGGCAATTCACTGAACAGCTACATGGAGCGAGTGGGCGCGAACTTCAACGCCACCACTTCGATGGACCGCACCAACTACTTCGGCACGCTCGGGCGCGATGCGCTGGAAGGCTACATCGCGATCGAGGCCGACCGCATGCGCAACCTCCTGCTCCGCCCGGAAGACCTGGCCAGCGAGATGACGGTAGTACGCAACGAGTACGAGCGAGGCGAGAACAGTCCGTTCACCGCCTTGTTCCAGCAGGTCATGGCCACGGCCTACCAGGCACACCCCTACCACCATCCCACCATCGGCTGGCGTAGCGACATCGAGCATGCGAGCGTGGACACGCTGCGCCGTTTCTACGACACCTTCTACTGGCCGGACAACGCCACCGTCATCCTGGTCGGCGATTTCCGGCCGGACCAGGCGTTGGGGTGGGTCAGGCGGTATTACGGCGGCATCCCGCGCGCGCCCAAGGCCATTCCCGCTGTCACGACCGAAGAGCCGCAGCAGCAGGGGCCGCGAAGGCTGGTGCTCAAGCGCGCGGGCGCAACGGGCAATCTGATCATCGCCTTCAAGGGGCCGCGCGCGCTCGACCCCGATGCGGCTGCGTTGACCGTACTGGGCCTGGTATTGAGCCAGGGCAAGAGCAGCCGGCTGTATCGCGCACTGGTCGACACCACGGTTGCCACGCAAGCCGGCGCCGGCTTTCATGCGATGCGCGATCCCGGTCCGTTCGTCGTGACGGTCAGCCTGCCGCCCGACGCGAAACACGAGCAGGCCGAGAAAATCGCCTGGACCGAACTGGAGCGGACCAAGACCGAGGGCGTCACTCGCGACGAAATCCAGCGGGTGCTGGGCCCTTACCGGGCCGATCAGGTCTACCAGCGCGACGGCGTCCGCTCGACGTCCGCCCGATTGGGCAACGCGGTCTCGCAGGGCGACTGGACCCTGTACGTCACCGAGCTTGAAGCACTGGAAAAGGTGACGCCCGCCGATGTGCAGCGCGCAGCCCGCAAGTACCTCATTGAAAACCAGAGCACCACCGGCTGGTTCGTCCCGGAGAAATCGTCATGA
- a CDS encoding M16 family metallopeptidase: MKHVRFNHLRTWFVWFAVLCLPVAAQAGIADRVVRAQAGSITLLTYSMSPQEMVSVTGVMPLGDADTASKAANPAVPLLTGMLLQEGSTRRDKVAISALLESLGAQLSFQTDGGYVGIHGQSLTKDLPTLIDLMAEQLRLPAFKPEELAKAKSRLEAAVRNAGENPSVRATEALNRAIYPDAHVNAPVPRERMLEAIAAATLDDVKAFHQAYYGPAHMTLVVVGGADPRRLQSTVTEAFAGWSGGRALVRQSPPRKASRPDTQRIAMGDKESVSVMLGQAIDLRANDADYLPLSAAVNILGNGFTGRLMAGVRDKEGLTYGIRAGLAGLSLMDGGFVITSSFAPPLLDKGVASTRRILDAWWKQGVTQTELDARKDGMIGRHQVAMETTGQMAAMIAQTVLQDRPLSDLDTYPERVRALTVEQVNTVIRTYLAPDKMTLVEAGTFAAK; this comes from the coding sequence ATGAAGCATGTTCGTTTCAACCATCTGCGGACGTGGTTCGTGTGGTTCGCCGTGCTATGCCTGCCTGTTGCGGCTCAGGCAGGCATCGCCGACCGCGTCGTGCGCGCCCAGGCCGGCAGCATCACGCTGTTGACCTATTCGATGTCGCCGCAGGAAATGGTGTCCGTGACCGGCGTGATGCCCCTGGGCGATGCCGACACGGCCAGCAAGGCGGCCAATCCCGCCGTGCCGTTGCTGACGGGCATGTTGCTGCAGGAGGGCAGCACCCGTCGCGACAAGGTGGCGATCTCCGCGCTGCTGGAGAGCCTGGGCGCCCAGTTGTCGTTCCAGACCGACGGCGGCTATGTCGGCATACACGGCCAAAGCCTGACCAAGGATTTGCCGACGCTGATCGACCTGATGGCCGAGCAGTTGCGCCTGCCGGCCTTCAAGCCGGAGGAGCTGGCCAAGGCCAAGAGCCGGCTGGAGGCCGCGGTCCGTAACGCCGGAGAAAACCCGTCGGTTCGGGCCACCGAGGCGCTGAATCGGGCCATTTACCCCGATGCCCACGTCAACGCACCGGTGCCGCGCGAACGGATGCTCGAAGCGATCGCCGCTGCCACGCTGGACGACGTCAAGGCCTTTCATCAAGCCTATTACGGGCCCGCCCACATGACGCTGGTCGTGGTCGGCGGCGCGGACCCTCGACGCCTGCAGTCCACGGTGACCGAAGCCTTCGCGGGCTGGAGCGGGGGCCGGGCACTCGTGCGCCAAAGCCCGCCACGCAAGGCAAGCCGTCCCGACACGCAGCGCATCGCCATGGGGGACAAGGAATCCGTCAGCGTGATGCTGGGTCAGGCCATCGACCTGCGCGCCAACGATGCCGACTACCTGCCCCTCAGCGCGGCTGTCAACATCCTGGGCAACGGCTTCACCGGCCGCCTGATGGCAGGGGTCCGCGACAAGGAAGGCCTGACCTATGGCATCCGCGCCGGCCTGGCCGGGCTCTCCCTGATGGACGGCGGATTCGTCATCACCAGCAGCTTCGCCCCGCCCCTGCTGGACAAGGGCGTCGCCAGCACGCGCCGGATTCTGGATGCCTGGTGGAAACAGGGCGTTACCCAAACGGAACTGGATGCGCGCAAGGACGGCATGATCGGCCGCCATCAAGTCGCGATGGAAACCACCGGGCAGATGGCCGCCATGATCGCCCAGACGGTGCTCCAGGACCGCCCGCTGAGTGACCTGGACACCTATCCCGAGCGCGTCCGCGCGTTGACCGTCGAGCAGGTCAACACCGTCATCCGCACGTACCTGGCCCCTGACAAGATGACATTGGTGGAAGCAGGCACGTTTGCGGCGAAATAA
- a CDS encoding lysozyme inhibitor LprI family protein yields MGIGLATPGFAMDCAKAAQPIEKRICASPALRAADTRMNSAYTGALKAAPDTAIRDMLVRSQRRWIDARNKRLDADYEGRALAVDEVRKAIDRRTAVLADQSNKGLIARAQAERQWLVKYTGGPLTGFDANCDFIPDDATGAHVSYACFGAVHVQHRARVCSQSEDWATGAVYQYRSVSAADGGKVRPVAFCEAQAHASACDNGGRQSAWMRAGASGDDNRASAPVAGLPQLDAEMWPIGDGDDALWFDRCLTAAKFP; encoded by the coding sequence ATGGGCATTGGCTTGGCGACACCTGGCTTTGCGATGGATTGCGCGAAAGCCGCGCAGCCGATCGAGAAGCGCATCTGCGCGAGCCCCGCGCTGCGGGCAGCCGACACGCGGATGAATTCGGCGTATACGGGCGCGCTGAAGGCCGCACCGGACACGGCTATCCGCGACATGCTGGTGCGCAGCCAGCGCCGCTGGATCGACGCGCGCAACAAACGTCTCGACGCCGATTACGAAGGTCGTGCGCTCGCCGTCGACGAAGTGCGCAAGGCAATCGATCGGCGCACCGCCGTACTGGCCGATCAATCGAACAAGGGGTTGATCGCGCGTGCGCAGGCCGAGCGCCAGTGGCTCGTGAAATACACGGGTGGCCCGCTCACCGGTTTCGATGCGAACTGCGATTTCATTCCCGACGATGCGACTGGCGCGCACGTTTCCTACGCGTGTTTCGGCGCGGTCCATGTGCAGCATCGCGCGAGGGTCTGCAGCCAGAGTGAGGACTGGGCGACCGGTGCGGTTTATCAGTATCGCTCCGTGAGTGCGGCCGACGGCGGGAAGGTGCGACCGGTGGCGTTCTGCGAAGCGCAGGCGCATGCGAGTGCATGCGACAACGGCGGAAGGCAATCGGCGTGGATGCGTGCCGGGGCGTCCGGTGACGATAACCGTGCTTCAGCGCCGGTAGCCGGGTTGCCGCAACTCGATGCGGAAATGTGGCCCATCGGCGATGGAGACGATGCTTTGTGGTTCGATCGGTGCCTGACGGCTGCGAAGTTTCCGTGA
- the phaR gene encoding polyhydroxyalkanoate synthesis repressor PhaR translates to MTTTKKTAERLIKKYPNRRLYDTETSTYITLTDVKQLVLEQEDFKVVDAKSNEDLTRSILLQIILEEESGGVPMFSSSMLSQIIRFYGHAMQGMMGTYLEKNIQAFIDIQNKLADQSKNLYEGNAMNPEVWSQFMNMQAPMMQGMMTSYIEQSKNMFVQMQEQMQNQAKSMFSTFPFKQPGASEPEKK, encoded by the coding sequence ATGACTACTACAAAGAAGACGGCCGAACGGCTCATCAAGAAGTATCCGAACCGTCGGCTCTACGATACCGAGACAAGCACGTACATTACGCTGACCGACGTGAAGCAACTCGTGCTGGAGCAGGAGGACTTCAAGGTCGTCGATGCGAAATCCAACGAAGACCTGACGCGCAGCATCCTCCTGCAGATCATCCTAGAAGAGGAAAGCGGCGGCGTGCCGATGTTCTCGTCGTCGATGCTGTCGCAGATCATCCGTTTCTACGGACATGCGATGCAGGGCATGATGGGCACGTACCTGGAAAAGAACATCCAGGCGTTCATCGACATCCAGAACAAACTCGCGGATCAGTCGAAGAACCTGTACGAAGGCAATGCGATGAATCCGGAAGTCTGGTCGCAGTTCATGAACATGCAGGCGCCGATGATGCAAGGGATGATGACCAGCTACATCGAGCAGTCGAAGAACATGTTCGTGCAGATGCAGGAGCAGATGCAGAACCAGGCGAAGTCGATGTTCAGCACGTTCCCGTTCAAGCAGCCGGGCGCGTCGGAGCCGGAAAAGAAGTAA
- a CDS encoding 3-ketoacyl-ACP reductase, giving the protein MSQRIAYVTGGMGGIGTSICQRLSKDGFKVVAGCGPNSPRRVKWLEEQKALGYDFIASEGNVGDWDSTKEAFDKVKAEVGEIDVLVNNAGITRDVVFRKMTHEDWTAVIDTNLTSLFNVTKQVIDGMVERGWGRIINISSVNGQKGQFGQTNYSTAKAGIHGFTMSLAQEVATKGVTVNTVSPGYIGTDMVKAIRPDVLEKIVATIPVRRLGGPEEIGSIVAWLASNDSGFATGADFSLNGGLHMG; this is encoded by the coding sequence ATGTCTCAGCGAATTGCGTACGTAACGGGCGGGATGGGCGGCATCGGCACCAGCATCTGCCAGCGCCTGTCGAAAGACGGCTTCAAGGTGGTCGCGGGTTGCGGCCCGAACTCGCCGCGCCGGGTGAAATGGCTCGAGGAGCAGAAGGCGCTCGGGTACGATTTCATCGCGTCGGAAGGCAACGTCGGCGACTGGGACTCGACCAAGGAAGCGTTCGACAAGGTCAAGGCCGAAGTCGGCGAGATCGACGTGCTGGTCAACAATGCGGGCATCACGCGCGACGTCGTGTTCCGCAAGATGACGCACGAAGACTGGACCGCCGTGATCGACACCAACCTGACGAGCCTGTTCAACGTGACGAAGCAGGTGATCGACGGGATGGTCGAACGCGGCTGGGGCCGGATCATCAACATTTCGTCGGTGAACGGCCAGAAGGGGCAGTTCGGCCAGACCAACTACTCGACCGCGAAGGCCGGTATCCACGGCTTCACGATGTCGCTCGCCCAGGAAGTCGCGACGAAGGGCGTGACGGTCAACACCGTGTCGCCGGGCTACATCGGCACCGACATGGTGAAGGCAATTCGACCGGACGTGCTCGAGAAGATCGTCGCGACGATCCCGGTGCGGCGTCTCGGTGGGCCGGAGGAAATCGGTTCGATCGTCGCGTGGCTCGCGTCGAACGATTCCGGTTTCGCGACGGGCGCAGACTTCTCGCTGAACGGCGGCCTGCACATGGGCTGA
- a CDS encoding acetyl-CoA C-acetyltransferase, which produces MTDVVIVSAARTAVGKFGGSLAKIAAPELGATVIRAVLERAGVKPEQVSEVIMGQVLTAGSGQNPARQSLIKAGLPTAVPGMTINKVCGSGLKAVMLAANAIVAGDAEIVIAGGQENMSASPHVLPGSRDGFRMGDAKLVDTMIVDGLWDVYNQYHMGITAENVAKEYGITREEQDAFAALSQNKAEAAQKAGRFDDEIVPVAIPQRKGEPLQFATDEFVRHGVTAESLAGLKPAFSKDGSVTAANASGLNDGAAAVLVMSAQKAAALGLTPLARIKAYANAGVDPSVMGMGPVPASRRALERAGWTPGDLDLMEINEAFAAQALAVHKQMGWDTSKVNVNGGAIAIGHPIGASGCRILVTLLHEMAKRDAKRGLASLCIGGGMGVALAVERP; this is translated from the coding sequence ATGACGGACGTAGTGATCGTATCGGCCGCGCGGACCGCGGTCGGCAAATTCGGCGGTTCGCTTGCGAAGATTGCGGCGCCCGAACTGGGCGCGACGGTGATCCGCGCGGTGCTGGAGCGTGCGGGCGTGAAGCCCGAGCAGGTCAGCGAAGTGATCATGGGCCAGGTGTTGACGGCCGGTTCCGGGCAGAACCCGGCACGGCAGTCGCTGATCAAGGCCGGGCTGCCGACGGCAGTGCCGGGAATGACGATCAACAAGGTGTGCGGCTCGGGCCTGAAGGCCGTGATGCTGGCGGCGAACGCGATCGTCGCGGGCGATGCGGAGATCGTGATCGCGGGCGGGCAGGAGAACATGAGCGCGTCGCCGCACGTGCTGCCGGGCTCGCGCGACGGGTTCCGGATGGGCGACGCGAAGCTGGTCGACACGATGATCGTCGACGGCCTGTGGGACGTGTACAACCAGTACCACATGGGCATCACGGCGGAGAACGTCGCGAAGGAATACGGGATCACGCGCGAAGAGCAGGACGCGTTTGCGGCGCTGTCGCAGAACAAGGCGGAAGCCGCGCAGAAGGCCGGCCGCTTCGACGATGAAATCGTGCCGGTCGCGATTCCGCAACGCAAGGGCGAGCCGCTGCAGTTCGCCACCGATGAATTCGTGCGTCACGGCGTGACGGCGGAATCGCTGGCCGGGCTGAAGCCGGCGTTCTCCAAGGACGGCTCGGTGACGGCGGCGAACGCGTCGGGGCTGAACGACGGTGCGGCGGCGGTGCTGGTGATGTCGGCGCAGAAGGCGGCGGCACTGGGCCTGACGCCGCTGGCGCGGATCAAGGCGTACGCGAACGCGGGCGTGGATCCGAGCGTGATGGGCATGGGCCCGGTGCCGGCCTCGCGCCGTGCGCTGGAGCGCGCGGGCTGGACGCCGGGCGACCTGGACCTGATGGAGATCAACGAGGCGTTCGCGGCGCAGGCGCTGGCGGTGCACAAGCAGATGGGCTGGGACACGTCGAAGGTGAACGTGAACGGCGGGGCGATCGCGATCGGGCACCCGATCGGCGCGTCGGGCTGCCGGATCCTGGTGACGCTGCTGCACGAGATGGCCAAGCGCGATGCGAAGCGCGGGCTGGCGTCGCTGTGCATCGGCGGCGGGATGGGTGTCGCGCTCGCGGTCGAGCGTCCGTAA
- the phaC gene encoding class I poly(R)-hydroxyalkanoic acid synthase, whose protein sequence is MTASKKSSTSAQAGTSPGSIGFDPAAQPMQQMFESWLNAWRGFADPARAATASATVNPFATFQFPTSFPFQMPSMPDFGAMASPFAGLKLPAAAIPPERLQALQADYARDCMALMQQAAAAKLESPELKDRRFSGDAWKASPAHAFAAAWYLLNARYLQELADALQTDPKTRERIRFTVQQWTAAAAPSNFLALNPDAQKSILETQGESLRQGMMNLLGDMQRGKISQTDESQFVVGKNLGCTEGAVVYENDLIQLIQYTPKTDKVFERPLLIVPPCINKFYILDLQPENSLVAHALSNGHQVFLVSWRNADASVAHKTWDDYMNEGLLAAIDAVQQVSGREQINTLGFCVGGTMLATALAVLAARGEHPAASMTLLTAMLDFTDTGILDVFVDEAHVQMREQTIGGKNGTQPGLMRGVEFANTFSFLRPNDLVWNYVVDNYLKGRTPAPFDLLYWNSDSTSLPGPMYAWYLRNTYLENKLREPGALTVCGESVDLTLIDVPTFIYGSREDHIVPWQTAYASTSILSGPLKFVLGASGHIAGVINPPAKKKRSYWVNDSDLPESADDWFAGAIEHPGSWWTTWVEWLDQYGGRKVEPPAQPGNAQFPVIEPAPGRYVLQRD, encoded by the coding sequence ATGACAGCATCGAAAAAATCGTCGACGTCCGCTCAGGCGGGCACTTCCCCGGGCAGCATTGGTTTCGATCCGGCCGCCCAGCCGATGCAGCAGATGTTCGAATCGTGGTTGAACGCGTGGCGCGGTTTTGCAGATCCGGCACGCGCCGCGACTGCGTCGGCCACCGTGAATCCGTTCGCGACATTCCAGTTTCCGACATCGTTCCCGTTCCAGATGCCGTCGATGCCCGATTTCGGCGCGATGGCGTCGCCGTTCGCCGGATTGAAGCTGCCGGCTGCCGCGATTCCGCCCGAGCGGCTGCAGGCGCTGCAGGCCGACTATGCGCGCGATTGCATGGCGCTGATGCAGCAGGCCGCCGCGGCGAAGCTGGAGTCCCCCGAACTGAAGGACCGCCGTTTCAGCGGCGACGCGTGGAAGGCGTCGCCGGCGCATGCGTTCGCGGCGGCCTGGTATCTGCTCAACGCGCGCTATCTGCAGGAACTGGCCGACGCGCTTCAGACCGATCCGAAGACGCGCGAGCGCATTCGTTTCACGGTCCAGCAATGGACGGCCGCGGCCGCGCCGAGCAACTTCCTCGCGCTCAATCCCGACGCACAGAAATCGATCCTCGAAACGCAGGGCGAAAGCCTGCGGCAGGGGATGATGAACCTGCTCGGCGACATGCAGCGCGGCAAGATTTCGCAGACCGACGAATCGCAGTTCGTGGTCGGCAAGAACCTCGGGTGTACTGAAGGCGCGGTCGTCTACGAGAACGACCTGATCCAGCTGATCCAGTACACGCCGAAGACGGACAAGGTGTTCGAGCGGCCGCTGTTGATCGTGCCGCCTTGCATCAACAAGTTCTACATCCTCGACCTGCAGCCCGAGAATTCGCTCGTCGCGCATGCGCTGTCGAACGGCCATCAGGTGTTCCTCGTGTCGTGGCGCAACGCGGACGCATCGGTCGCGCACAAGACGTGGGATGACTACATGAACGAAGGCCTGCTCGCGGCGATCGACGCCGTGCAGCAGGTCAGCGGCCGCGAGCAGATCAACACGCTCGGCTTTTGCGTCGGCGGCACGATGCTCGCGACCGCGCTCGCGGTGCTTGCCGCGCGCGGCGAACATCCGGCCGCGTCGATGACGCTGCTTACCGCGATGCTCGACTTCACCGACACCGGCATTCTCGACGTGTTCGTCGACGAGGCGCACGTGCAGATGCGCGAGCAGACCATCGGCGGCAAGAACGGCACGCAGCCGGGGCTGATGCGCGGCGTCGAATTCGCGAACACGTTCTCGTTCCTGCGGCCGAACGACCTCGTGTGGAACTACGTCGTCGACAACTACCTGAAGGGCCGCACGCCGGCGCCGTTCGACCTGCTGTACTGGAACAGCGATTCGACGAGCCTGCCGGGCCCGATGTACGCGTGGTACCTGCGCAATACCTATCTCGAGAACAAGCTGCGCGAGCCGGGCGCGCTGACCGTGTGCGGCGAATCGGTCGACCTGACGCTGATCGACGTGCCGACCTTCATCTACGGTTCGCGCGAGGATCACATCGTGCCGTGGCAGACGGCCTATGCGTCCACGTCGATCCTGTCGGGCCCGCTGAAGTTCGTGCTAGGCGCGTCGGGACACATCGCGGGCGTGATCAATCCGCCGGCGAAGAAGAAGCGCAGCTACTGGGTCAACGACAGCGACCTGCCCGAATCGGCGGACGACTGGTTCGCCGGTGCAATCGAGCATCCAGGAAGCTGGTGGACGACCTGGGTCGAATGGCTCGACCAGTACGGCGGCCGCAAGGTGGAGCCGCCCGCCCAGCCCGGTAACGCGCAGTTCCCGGTGATCGAGCCGGCGCCGGGCCGTTACGTGTTGCAGCGCGATTGA